One genomic region from Conexibacter woesei DSM 14684 encodes:
- a CDS encoding amidase, whose protein sequence is MSASGPSAAAAPGPPRLVRDGGPYTAILTSRAAGADLDAARSTARSRSATRPLAGITVAVKDLVAVAGQPLGAGSAVRADAAPEPADAPIVARLRACGATIVGLVTLHEFAFGVTGLNAWAGTPENPRAAGCIPGGSSSGSAVAVADGSARVAIGTDTGGSVRIPAALCGVAGFKPSGSTTYPTTGVFPLAPSLDTVGTLASTVADLAAVHAALGELPGPPVRPARVGVVRAALDDAEPAVAIAVESVLAALVRAGCELVDVSWPGGERVLEVSTTIMFAEAAATHRRGLEERSDLYGADVRERLARGEAILRSEREAADRERTRLAREARALLSTCDCVVEPTVGVLPPTAEAAAAPEVVSRLVASTRLANVARLPAASIPVGGDGPPVGLHVTAASDVATLAAAAWIEWLLDAA, encoded by the coding sequence GTGAGCGCGTCGGGTCCTTCGGCGGCGGCCGCGCCGGGCCCCCCGCGCCTGGTGCGTGACGGTGGGCCGTACACGGCGATCCTCACGTCCCGGGCCGCGGGAGCCGACCTCGACGCCGCGCGGTCCACGGCGCGGTCGCGCTCCGCCACGCGTCCGCTCGCCGGCATCACGGTCGCCGTGAAGGACCTCGTCGCCGTCGCGGGCCAGCCGCTGGGCGCCGGCTCGGCGGTTCGCGCCGATGCGGCGCCGGAGCCGGCCGACGCGCCGATCGTCGCGCGCTTGCGGGCGTGCGGCGCGACGATCGTCGGACTGGTCACGCTGCACGAGTTCGCCTTCGGTGTCACCGGTCTCAACGCGTGGGCCGGCACGCCTGAGAACCCGCGCGCCGCCGGCTGCATCCCGGGAGGCTCCAGCTCCGGTTCGGCCGTGGCGGTCGCCGACGGCTCGGCGCGCGTCGCGATCGGGACCGACACGGGCGGCTCCGTGCGGATCCCGGCGGCGTTGTGCGGGGTCGCGGGGTTCAAGCCGTCCGGCAGCACGACCTATCCGACCACCGGCGTCTTCCCGCTCGCCCCGAGTCTCGACACGGTCGGGACGCTGGCGTCCACGGTGGCTGACCTGGCCGCTGTGCATGCGGCGCTCGGCGAGCTGCCGGGGCCGCCTGTGCGGCCCGCCCGCGTCGGCGTCGTGCGCGCCGCGCTGGACGACGCCGAGCCGGCGGTCGCCATCGCGGTCGAGTCCGTGCTGGCGGCGCTCGTGCGCGCTGGCTGCGAGCTGGTGGACGTCAGCTGGCCCGGCGGCGAGCGGGTGCTCGAGGTCAGCACGACGATCATGTTCGCCGAGGCGGCGGCCACGCATCGCCGCGGGCTCGAGGAGCGCTCCGACCTCTACGGCGCGGACGTGCGCGAGCGGCTCGCGCGCGGCGAGGCGATCCTGCGCTCCGAGCGCGAAGCGGCCGACCGCGAGCGCACGCGGCTTGCGCGCGAGGCGCGTGCGCTGCTCTCCACATGCGACTGCGTCGTCGAACCGACCGTCGGCGTGCTGCCGCCCACAGCCGAGGCGGCAGCGGCACCGGAGGTGGTGTCGCGGCTCGTCGCGAGCACGCGGCTCGCGAACGTCGCGCGGCTGCCGGCGGCGTCGATCCCGGTCGGCGGAGACGGGCCGCCCGTCGGCCTGCACGTGACGGCGGCGAGCGATGTCGCGACGCTCGCGGCGGCGGCGTGGATCGAATGGCTGCTGGACGCCGCGTGA
- a CDS encoding ABC transporter ATP-binding protein: protein MTAADAPVLLIDEISHEFPGRGRQRRPIRAVAGVSLRVRRGEVVGVVGESGSGKSTLARCALRLLEPTSGRVELLGTDITHLGRRAMRPRRRDMHMVLQNTLGALNPRMTIGRAVAAPLRAQGVAAAERSTRTQEMLERVGLRADLSERYPHQLSGGQRQRVGIARALVRQPSLLVADEPVSALDVSVRASVLNLLGDLQTERGFACLFISHDLSVVEHVSDHVIVMYLGQVVEEAPRRLLFERPQHPYTQALMSAAPIPDPTVQRTRSRIVLRGDVPSPADPPSGCGFRTRCPLAFERCATEVPAPQPVAGDGGHVVRCHRYEPGGDVPRIAAS, encoded by the coding sequence ATGACCGCCGCCGACGCACCTGTCCTGCTGATCGACGAGATCAGCCACGAGTTCCCCGGGCGTGGACGCCAGCGGCGCCCGATCCGCGCGGTCGCAGGGGTGAGCCTGCGAGTCCGGCGCGGCGAAGTGGTCGGCGTCGTCGGCGAGTCCGGCAGCGGCAAGTCGACGCTCGCGCGCTGCGCGCTGCGCCTGCTGGAGCCGACGAGCGGTCGCGTCGAGCTGCTCGGCACCGACATCACACACCTCGGGCGCCGCGCGATGCGTCCGCGCCGCAGAGACATGCACATGGTGCTCCAGAACACCCTCGGCGCCCTCAACCCGCGCATGACGATCGGACGCGCCGTGGCCGCGCCGCTGCGCGCGCAGGGCGTCGCCGCGGCGGAACGCAGCACGCGCACGCAGGAGATGCTGGAGCGGGTCGGGCTGCGCGCCGATCTGTCCGAGCGCTACCCCCACCAGCTGTCGGGCGGGCAGCGCCAGCGCGTCGGCATCGCACGCGCGCTCGTGCGGCAGCCGAGTCTGCTCGTGGCCGACGAGCCGGTGTCCGCGCTCGACGTGTCGGTGCGCGCCTCGGTGCTCAACCTGCTCGGCGACCTGCAGACCGAGCGCGGCTTCGCGTGTCTCTTCATCAGCCACGACCTGTCGGTCGTCGAGCACGTCTCCGACCACGTGATCGTGATGTATCTCGGGCAGGTCGTCGAAGAGGCGCCCCGGCGGCTGCTGTTCGAGCGGCCGCAGCATCCGTACACGCAGGCGCTGATGTCGGCCGCGCCGATTCCGGACCCGACGGTGCAGCGAACCCGCTCGCGGATCGTGTTGAGAGGCGACGTCCCGAGCCCCGCCGACCCGCCCAGCGGCTGCGGCTTCCGCACGCGCTGTCCGCTCGCGTTCGAGCGCTGCGCGACCGAGGTGCCGGCGCCGCAGCCCGTCGCCGGCGACGGCGGCCACGTCGTCCGCTGCCACCGCTACGAGCCCGGCGGCGACGTGCCACGGATCGCGGCGTCATGA
- a CDS encoding ABC transporter substrate-binding protein, which translates to MRSTTRAVVLAGALGVLALSGCGSGGNDSPTGTQPADGSVPATKPVRDGGTLRVGLTAEPDYIDPARMQSLDSWQVLTAMCEGLYKIGARGQAVPQLAVGAPRVSKDGLTATIKLRDGVQFNDGTPFDARAVKLSLERNGRTSVLFQGNGIERIDAPADDTVVLHLARPYAPLEGDLAGPGGMIGSPKQIAALGDKFGDRPVCVGPFEWVSRRGGDSIRLRRSDVYYDKENVHLDGLDFKVIPDTNARGVSLRAGEIDIAAEPPEPGALKSDSNLDVTTITGAGWKGLYVNVGNVDGAGKPPKPRDTPLSTSAEARQALSLAIDRQALINLTSGDGSAPACSAIPPSSPFYDDPPCPQKADPDAARALLERAGVRTPVKGTMVVAGSPEETRTAQAVQGMARDAGFDFEIETCDVATCIRRLLAGDFDVTLGGFDGVVDPDQSLSPFVASTGGFNFVGESDAELDRLLASARAESTDVDARRKLYRQALDRIRERAALIVFYNTGSSAAARKNVSGYVLTPSVLLDYKQAGFTTGP; encoded by the coding sequence ATGCGCAGCACGACCCGTGCCGTGGTTCTCGCAGGAGCGCTCGGCGTCTTGGCGCTCAGCGGCTGCGGAAGCGGCGGGAACGACTCGCCGACCGGCACCCAGCCCGCCGACGGCTCGGTGCCCGCCACCAAGCCGGTGAGAGACGGTGGAACGCTCCGCGTGGGGCTGACCGCCGAGCCTGACTACATCGACCCGGCCCGGATGCAGTCGCTCGACTCGTGGCAGGTGCTCACGGCGATGTGCGAGGGCCTCTACAAGATCGGCGCGAGAGGGCAAGCGGTCCCGCAGCTCGCCGTCGGCGCACCGCGGGTGTCCAAGGACGGCCTGACCGCGACGATCAAGCTGCGCGACGGCGTGCAGTTCAACGACGGCACGCCGTTCGACGCGAGAGCGGTCAAGCTGTCGCTCGAGCGCAACGGCAGAACGTCGGTCCTGTTCCAGGGCAACGGCATCGAGCGGATCGACGCGCCCGCCGACGACACCGTCGTCCTGCACCTGGCCAGACCCTATGCGCCGCTGGAAGGCGACCTCGCCGGCCCCGGCGGGATGATCGGCTCGCCGAAGCAGATCGCTGCGCTCGGCGACAAGTTCGGCGATCGCCCGGTGTGCGTCGGCCCGTTCGAGTGGGTCAGCCGGCGCGGCGGCGACTCGATCAGGCTCAGACGGTCCGACGTCTACTACGACAAGGAGAACGTCCACCTCGACGGGCTCGACTTCAAGGTGATCCCGGACACGAACGCCCGTGGCGTCAGCCTGCGCGCCGGTGAGATCGACATCGCGGCCGAGCCGCCGGAGCCCGGGGCGCTCAAGTCCGACTCCAACCTCGACGTCACGACGATCACCGGCGCGGGCTGGAAGGGCTTGTACGTGAACGTCGGAAACGTCGACGGCGCGGGCAAGCCGCCCAAGCCGCGCGACACGCCGTTGTCGACGTCGGCCGAGGCGCGCCAGGCGCTGTCGCTCGCGATCGACCGCCAGGCGCTCATCAACCTCACCAGCGGTGACGGGTCAGCGCCGGCGTGCAGCGCGATCCCGCCCAGCAGCCCGTTCTACGACGACCCGCCGTGCCCGCAGAAGGCGGATCCCGACGCGGCGAGAGCGCTGCTCGAGAGAGCAGGCGTCAGAACGCCCGTCAAGGGCACGATGGTCGTCGCGGGCAGCCCTGAGGAGACACGCACCGCGCAGGCCGTGCAGGGCATGGCGCGCGACGCCGGCTTCGACTTCGAGATCGAGACCTGCGACGTCGCCACCTGCATCAGACGACTGCTCGCGGGCGACTTCGACGTCACGCTGGGCGGCTTCGACGGTGTCGTCGATCCAGACCAGAGCCTCAGTCCGTTCGTCGCGAGCACCGGCGGCTTCAACTTCGTCGGCGAGTCCGACGCGGAGCTCGACCGGCTGCTGGCAAGCGCGCGAGCCGAGTCGACCGACGTCGATGCGCGGCGCAAGCTGTACAGACAGGCGCTCGACCGCATCCGCGAGCGCGCCGCGCTGATCGTCTTCTACAACACGGGCAGCTCGGCGGCGGCACGCAAGAACGTCAGCGGATACGTGCTGACGCCCTCGGTCCTGCTGGACTACAAGCAAGCCGGCTTCACCACCGGTCCATGA
- a CDS encoding ABC transporter permease: MSDLALELDSSAAPRARRSLGYIQWLTKRLGISLITIALASVLVFAATQALPGDPALTMAGGGVGRPTPALLEQAREKYGLDEPVYERYASYVTRALQGDLGTSATNDLPVATMIVDRIPVTVELALLSVLFALVLGVIGGVVAAVTRGRLPDYAINLVALVGISLPNFWLGLMLALVFAVQLGWLPGSGFTPFWDDPIANLEGMVLPVIMLGTGLAAMVMRQLRSSMLEALDADYVRAARSKGLGRVQILFGHALRNCLIPLLTLTGLQLGALISGAVVAEQLFVLPGLGKLLLDGVFARDYAVVQAVALVMAVGYVVINFAIDLLYAAVDPRVRTAA, encoded by the coding sequence ATGAGCGACCTGGCCCTCGAGCTCGACAGCTCCGCCGCGCCACGCGCGCGGCGGAGCCTGGGCTACATCCAGTGGCTGACCAAGCGGCTCGGGATCTCGCTGATCACGATCGCGCTCGCGTCGGTGCTCGTGTTCGCCGCGACGCAGGCGCTGCCGGGCGACCCCGCGCTGACGATGGCCGGCGGCGGAGTCGGACGGCCCACGCCCGCGCTGCTGGAGCAGGCGCGGGAGAAGTACGGCTTGGACGAGCCGGTCTACGAGCGCTACGCGTCCTACGTGACGCGGGCGCTTCAAGGTGACCTCGGGACCTCCGCGACGAACGACCTCCCCGTCGCCACGATGATCGTCGACCGCATCCCGGTGACGGTCGAGCTGGCGCTGCTGAGCGTCTTGTTCGCGCTCGTCCTCGGCGTCATCGGCGGCGTCGTGGCGGCCGTCACGCGCGGCCGCCTGCCCGACTATGCGATCAACCTCGTCGCGCTCGTCGGGATCTCGCTGCCGAACTTCTGGCTCGGGCTGATGCTCGCGCTCGTCTTCGCCGTACAGCTCGGGTGGTTGCCGGGCTCGGGCTTCACGCCGTTCTGGGACGACCCGATCGCGAACCTGGAGGGCATGGTCCTGCCCGTCATCATGCTCGGCACGGGGCTGGCCGCGATGGTGATGCGCCAGCTGCGCAGCTCGATGCTGGAGGCGCTGGACGCCGACTACGTGCGAGCGGCGCGATCGAAGGGACTCGGCCGCGTGCAGATCCTGTTCGGGCACGCGCTGCGCAACTGCCTCATCCCGCTGCTGACGCTCACCGGCCTCCAGCTCGGCGCGCTCATCTCCGGCGCGGTGGTGGCCGAGCAGCTGTTCGTCCTTCCCGGCCTCGGCAAGCTCCTGCTCGACGGCGTCTTCGCGCGCGACTACGCGGTCGTCCAGGCCGTGGCGCTCGTGATGGCCGTCGGCTACGTCGTCATCAACTTCGCGATCGACCTGCTGTACGCGGCCGTCGATCCACGGGTTCGGACCGCGGCATGA
- a CDS encoding ABC transporter ATP-binding protein, with the protein MTPTPSVLQVDDLGVDFVQGDRRTRAVDGVSFAVAPGQVLALVGESGCGKSATATALAGLLPVSAHVSGSIRLDDRELHGLGERELARLRGRDMSMIFQDPTSSLNPVLSVGRQVAEPLRRHAGLSRREARRRAVELIDEVGIADPVRRAREYPHQLSGGMCQRVMIAIAIACNPRVLVADEPTTALDATVQATILELLRRLVAERGMALLLITHDLGVVADVADRVIVMYAGRSVEQGAVAELFAHPRHPYTRALLGATPTPGDDKRARLAEIPGMVPALAGPARDCTFAARCRHAQADCRRLRPELAPAGRHEVSCLHPEGGR; encoded by the coding sequence ATGACACCTACGCCCTCGGTGCTGCAGGTCGATGACCTCGGCGTCGACTTCGTCCAAGGCGACCGACGCACGCGCGCGGTCGACGGCGTCTCGTTCGCGGTGGCGCCGGGCCAGGTGCTCGCGCTCGTCGGCGAGTCCGGCTGCGGCAAGTCCGCGACCGCCACCGCCCTCGCGGGGCTGCTGCCCGTGTCCGCGCACGTGTCCGGCTCGATCCGCCTCGACGACCGGGAGCTGCACGGTCTCGGCGAACGCGAGCTGGCGCGCCTGCGCGGCCGGGACATGAGCATGATCTTCCAGGACCCGACCAGCTCGCTGAACCCCGTGCTGAGCGTCGGGCGGCAGGTCGCCGAGCCGCTGCGCCGGCACGCCGGCCTCTCACGCCGGGAAGCGCGCCGACGCGCTGTCGAGCTGATCGACGAGGTCGGGATCGCCGACCCGGTCCGTCGCGCGCGCGAGTACCCGCACCAGCTGTCGGGCGGCATGTGCCAGCGCGTGATGATCGCGATCGCGATCGCCTGCAATCCACGCGTGCTGGTCGCCGACGAGCCGACGACGGCACTCGATGCGACAGTGCAGGCGACGATCCTCGAGCTGCTCAGACGGCTCGTCGCCGAGCGCGGGATGGCGTTGCTGCTGATCACGCACGACCTCGGCGTCGTCGCCGACGTCGCCGACCGCGTGATCGTGATGTACGCCGGCCGTTCGGTCGAGCAGGGCGCAGTGGCGGAGCTGTTCGCGCATCCGCGCCATCCCTACACGCGCGCGCTGCTCGGCGCCACGCCGACGCCGGGTGACGACAAGCGGGCACGTCTCGCCGAGATCCCCGGCATGGTGCCGGCGCTCGCGGGGCCGGCGCGCGACTGCACGTTCGCCGCGCGCTGCCGCCACGCGCAGGCCGACTGCCGGCGCCTGCGCCCGGAGCTGGCGCCCGCGGGTCGTCACGAGGTGTCATGTCTGCATCCGGAGGGAGGGCGATGA
- a CDS encoding ABC transporter permease, whose protein sequence is MSATALSPAAVATAPRRRGAVLRALLRRPVAAASIVVIVLFVLFALAAPLLGDPSEQDFAAINQAPGGAYLLGADELGRDVLTRLAYGGRVSLLVGLGSTLLAFLFAVPLGLLAGYWRGWRDVVISRAVDVLLAFPYVIVAIALGAILGPSAPTIILALAIAQLPWIVRIVRGEVLSLREREFVAAAIVDGTRDSTIMLRYLLPNLAGVLVVQATLMIPLAIIGEALLSFLGVGVKPPTPTWGTMLSGAQPFVEQAPWLAIVPGATIAIVTFAFNLLGDSLLAELDPQGRR, encoded by the coding sequence ATGAGCGCGACCGCCCTCTCCCCCGCCGCGGTCGCGACGGCGCCGCGACGACGCGGCGCCGTCCTGCGCGCGCTGCTGCGACGCCCCGTGGCCGCGGCCAGCATCGTCGTGATCGTGCTGTTCGTGCTGTTCGCGCTCGCCGCGCCGTTGCTCGGCGATCCCTCCGAACAGGACTTCGCCGCCATCAACCAGGCGCCCGGAGGCGCGTACCTGCTCGGCGCCGACGAGCTCGGCCGCGACGTGCTGACACGCCTCGCCTACGGCGGGCGGGTGTCGCTGCTCGTCGGCCTCGGCAGCACGCTGCTCGCGTTCCTGTTCGCCGTCCCGCTCGGCCTGCTGGCGGGGTACTGGCGAGGCTGGCGCGACGTCGTGATCTCGCGCGCAGTCGATGTGCTGCTCGCCTTTCCCTACGTGATCGTGGCGATCGCGCTCGGAGCGATCCTGGGGCCGTCGGCGCCGACGATCATCCTGGCGCTCGCGATCGCCCAGCTGCCGTGGATCGTGCGCATCGTGCGCGGAGAGGTGCTGTCGCTGCGCGAGCGCGAGTTCGTCGCGGCGGCGATCGTCGACGGCACGCGCGACTCGACGATCATGCTGCGCTACCTGCTGCCGAACCTCGCCGGCGTGCTGGTCGTGCAGGCGACGCTGATGATCCCGTTGGCGATCATCGGCGAGGCGCTGCTGTCGTTCCTCGGCGTCGGCGTCAAGCCGCCGACGCCGACGTGGGGCACGATGCTGTCGGGCGCGCAGCCGTTCGTCGAGCAGGCCCCCTGGCTCGCGATCGTGCCCGGCGCGACGATCGCGATCGTCACGTTCGCGTTCAACCTGCTCGGAGACAGCCTGCTCGCCGAGCTCGACCCCCAGGGACGCAGATGA
- a CDS encoding DUF2848 family protein has protein sequence MEIEFEVDGRAIAVRPQALVVAGFTGRDAHGVDAHIRELAEEGVAPPPSVPSFYLLPPTALTRARELCAVRARTSGEAEIAVIVDGDERWVTLASDHTDRGVEALDIGLSKEVCSKPIAQRAWAYADVVDGWDQLRLRSWISDAGERRPYQDGLAASLLPTQELVERLSPRMGVSRYVLLTGTVPTVSGVREADHFWAELEDARRGETIALDYAVRVLKPLEVTA, from the coding sequence ATGGAGATCGAGTTCGAGGTCGACGGGCGGGCGATCGCGGTCAGGCCGCAGGCGCTGGTCGTCGCCGGGTTCACCGGGCGCGACGCGCACGGCGTGGATGCGCACATCCGCGAGCTGGCCGAGGAAGGGGTGGCGCCGCCGCCGAGCGTGCCGTCCTTCTACCTGTTGCCTCCGACCGCGCTGACTCGCGCGCGGGAACTGTGCGCGGTGCGGGCGCGCACGTCGGGCGAGGCCGAGATCGCGGTGATCGTGGACGGCGACGAGCGCTGGGTGACGTTGGCCTCCGACCACACCGACCGCGGCGTCGAGGCGCTCGACATCGGCCTCTCCAAGGAGGTCTGCTCCAAGCCGATCGCCCAGCGGGCGTGGGCGTACGCCGACGTCGTCGACGGGTGGGATCAGCTGCGCCTGCGGAGCTGGATCTCTGACGCGGGCGAGCGGCGCCCGTATCAGGACGGGCTCGCTGCCTCGCTGCTGCCGACGCAGGAGCTGGTGGAGCGGCTGTCGCCGAGGATGGGCGTCAGCAGGTACGTGCTGCTCACCGGGACCGTGCCCACGGTCAGCGGCGTGCGCGAGGCGGACCACTTCTGGGCAGAGTTGGAGGATGCCCGACGCGGCGAGACGATCGCCTTGGACTATGCCGTGCGGGTGCTGAAGCCGCTCGAGGTCACGGCGTGA
- a CDS encoding 4-hydroxyphenylacetate 3-hydroxylase family protein — translation MRSGSDYLAAIDDGRRVYVDGEAVEDVASHRAFRGVVETIGGLYDFAADPANEMSYVAPETGRPALKPFMTPRSREELADRRAAIAKWAGLTHGFVGRSPDHVAGFLAGFASDPSVFDVEDGRQLGANVTRWYAKLLDESPFISYVIIPPQVSRAMTASGCDGDYVQAGVVEETDEGIVVRGSQMLGTGTAVSDYLFVSCIKPLTADDVDHAISFVVPVGAPGVKVYCRRPYALGATSSFDYPLSTRFDESDALLVFDDVLIPWEDVFVCRDVDRVRDQFFRTPAHVLGNSQAQIRFVAKLSFLLGLARRICAVNQIDRIPSVTERLADLASLAALVEGMVVASEASAVENARGVVQPNPRFLYGAMGMQAEIYPRFLHIMRELVGGGVIQLPSSYKELVNEDTAPDFARYLVSPGMQSEQRVQLFKLAWDAIGSEFAGRHHQYEMFYAGAPFVAKGYAYRNYGFDDALAAVDGFLARYSLADAVAEEERVHEQA, via the coding sequence ATGCGTTCGGGCAGCGACTATCTGGCAGCGATCGATGACGGTCGCCGGGTGTACGTCGACGGCGAAGCGGTCGAGGACGTCGCGAGTCATCGCGCGTTCCGCGGCGTGGTCGAGACGATCGGCGGCCTCTATGACTTCGCTGCCGATCCGGCGAACGAGATGAGCTACGTCGCACCGGAGACCGGCCGCCCCGCCCTCAAGCCGTTCATGACGCCGCGCTCGCGCGAGGAGCTTGCCGATCGCCGTGCCGCGATCGCCAAGTGGGCCGGTCTCACACACGGTTTCGTCGGGCGCAGTCCCGACCACGTCGCGGGCTTTCTCGCGGGCTTCGCCAGCGACCCGTCCGTCTTCGACGTCGAAGACGGACGCCAGCTCGGCGCCAACGTCACGCGCTGGTACGCGAAGCTGTTGGACGAGAGCCCGTTCATCAGCTACGTGATCATCCCGCCGCAGGTCAGCCGGGCGATGACCGCCAGCGGCTGTGACGGCGACTACGTCCAGGCCGGGGTCGTGGAGGAGACGGACGAGGGGATCGTCGTACGGGGCTCGCAGATGCTCGGCACCGGCACCGCCGTCTCCGACTACCTGTTCGTGAGCTGCATCAAGCCGCTGACCGCGGACGACGTCGACCACGCCATCTCGTTCGTCGTGCCGGTCGGCGCGCCGGGCGTGAAGGTCTACTGCCGCCGGCCCTACGCGCTCGGCGCGACCAGTTCGTTCGACTACCCGCTCAGCACGCGCTTCGACGAATCCGACGCGCTGCTCGTCTTCGACGACGTGCTGATCCCGTGGGAGGACGTGTTCGTGTGCCGCGACGTCGACCGCGTGCGCGATCAGTTCTTCCGGACGCCGGCGCACGTGCTCGGCAACAGTCAGGCGCAGATCCGCTTCGTCGCCAAGCTGTCGTTCCTGCTCGGGCTCGCACGGCGCATCTGCGCCGTCAACCAGATCGACCGCATCCCGAGCGTGACCGAGCGGCTCGCCGACCTCGCGAGCCTCGCGGCGCTCGTGGAGGGGATGGTCGTCGCCTCGGAGGCCAGCGCCGTCGAGAACGCGCGCGGCGTCGTACAGCCCAACCCGCGCTTCCTCTACGGCGCGATGGGGATGCAGGCGGAGATCTATCCGCGCTTCCTGCACATCATGCGCGAGCTGGTCGGCGGTGGCGTGATCCAGCTCCCGTCCTCCTACAAGGAGCTGGTGAACGAGGACACGGCGCCCGACTTCGCGCGCTACCTCGTCTCGCCGGGTATGCAGAGCGAGCAACGCGTGCAGCTGTTCAAGCTCGCATGGGACGCGATCGGCTCCGAGTTCGCCGGACGCCACCACCAGTACGAGATGTTCTACGCCGGCGCGCCATTCGTCGCCAAGGGGTACGCGTACCGCAACTACGGGTTCGACGACGCGCTGGCCGCGGTCGACGGGTTCCTCGCGCGCTACTCGCTGGCCGACGCGGTCGCCGAGGAGGAGCGGGTCCATGAGCAAGCCTGA
- a CDS encoding GntR family transcriptional regulator, translating to MSPQPTSPKTGVSVIARSETLAQRAYEALRQAIRTGSMEHERVYSESELAQSMGVSRTPVREALLELSRDGLVEILPQRGFRLRSLSHAEREEIYGLRMALEGYVVERLAMRGDPQHVAALRQLLDGQRRVLEEDPAGFLTIDEQFHLLMPELLQLARAHQMLVTLRGAMWLTGSLALSIGERAPHVLEEHTAIVDAIAARDPRAARRAIREHLDASLQAVELELELEANAAGGQTERSQPAST from the coding sequence GTGAGCCCACAACCGACGTCGCCAAAGACCGGAGTCAGCGTCATCGCGCGCAGCGAGACGCTCGCCCAGCGCGCCTACGAGGCCCTGCGCCAGGCGATCCGCACCGGGTCGATGGAACACGAGCGCGTGTACTCGGAGAGCGAGCTCGCGCAGTCGATGGGGGTCTCGCGCACGCCGGTGCGGGAGGCACTGCTCGAGCTCTCCCGCGACGGACTCGTCGAGATCCTGCCGCAGCGCGGATTTCGGCTGCGGTCGTTGTCGCACGCCGAGCGCGAGGAGATCTACGGGCTGCGGATGGCGCTCGAGGGCTACGTCGTCGAACGCCTCGCGATGCGGGGCGATCCCCAGCACGTCGCCGCGCTGCGCCAGCTGCTCGACGGTCAGCGGCGCGTGCTCGAAGAGGACCCGGCGGGGTTCCTCACGATCGACGAGCAATTCCACCTGCTGATGCCGGAGCTGCTCCAGCTCGCCCGCGCGCATCAGATGCTCGTCACGCTGCGCGGCGCGATGTGGCTCACGGGCTCGCTGGCGCTCTCGATCGGCGAGCGCGCGCCGCACGTGCTCGAAGAGCACACGGCGATCGTCGACGCGATCGCCGCTCGCGACCCGCGTGCAGCCCGTCGCGCGATACGCGAGCACCTCGACGCGAGCCTCCAAGCGGTCGAGCTGGAGCTCGAGCTGGAGGCAAACGCCGCCGGCGGCCAGACCGAGCGGTCGCAGCCAGCATCGACCTGA
- a CDS encoding aspartate/glutamate racemase family protein, with the protein MRTIGIVGGFSWHSTAAYYRRINERTAERLGGHASAHLVLRSLDFAEVLTEDAREAERLIVAAARDVERAGAAFALLAANTAHRWASPVERALTIPLLHIADTTAVAVARAGLSRVGLLGTRGTMEGDFVGGRLRERHELDVLVPDASERAELHDLILGELTLRAPSPAAAAFLAAAVERLVARGAEGVVLGCTELTLVPLDAAAPTFDSAAIHADAAVELALSGLRS; encoded by the coding sequence ATGAGGACGATCGGCATCGTCGGCGGCTTCAGCTGGCACTCGACGGCCGCCTACTACCGGCGCATCAACGAACGTACCGCGGAACGGCTCGGCGGCCACGCGAGCGCGCACCTCGTGCTGCGCTCGCTGGACTTCGCCGAGGTGCTGACCGAGGACGCGCGCGAAGCCGAGCGCCTGATCGTCGCGGCCGCGCGGGACGTCGAACGCGCCGGCGCAGCGTTCGCGCTGCTGGCCGCCAACACCGCGCATCGCTGGGCGAGCCCGGTCGAACGGGCGCTGACGATCCCACTCCTGCACATCGCGGACACGACCGCCGTGGCCGTCGCACGTGCCGGTCTCTCGCGCGTGGGCCTGCTGGGCACGCGCGGAACGATGGAGGGCGACTTCGTCGGCGGTCGCCTGCGCGAGCGCCACGAGCTCGACGTGCTCGTTCCCGACGCGTCCGAGCGCGCCGAGCTGCACGACCTGATCCTCGGCGAGCTGACGCTGCGCGCGCCGTCGCCGGCGGCAGCCGCGTTCCTCGCCGCGGCAGTCGAGCGCCTCGTCGCGCGCGGCGCCGAGGGCGTCGTGCTCGGCTGCACGGAGCTGACGCTCGTGCCACTCGACGCGGCAGCGCCGACGTTCGACAGCGCAGCGATCCACGCCGACGCGGCGGTCGAGCTGGCGCTCAGCGGGTTGCGGTCATGA